The following proteins are co-located in the Tardibacter chloracetimidivorans genome:
- a CDS encoding nuclear transport factor 2 family protein, with translation MAGSADEEDIRRVITSYATAIDGRDWVKLGQCFTEDVTADYGPIGLWNSRDELVGYMASAHDDFGQTMHSLSNFDINVTGDDAVARTYFNALLPFRDRRPPIRVSGFYDDRLRRAGGAWRIAARTVVTAYVENMPTCPA, from the coding sequence ATGGCCGGCTCCGCTGACGAGGAAGACATTCGCAGGGTCATCACCAGCTACGCCACCGCCATCGACGGGCGGGACTGGGTGAAGCTCGGCCAATGCTTCACGGAGGACGTGACGGCCGACTACGGGCCGATCGGGCTCTGGAACTCGCGCGACGAACTGGTCGGCTACATGGCCTCGGCGCACGATGATTTTGGCCAGACCATGCACAGCCTGAGCAATTTCGACATCAACGTCACCGGCGACGATGCGGTCGCCCGGACCTATTTCAACGCCCTGCTGCCTTTCCGCGACAGGCGGCCTCCGATCCGGGTGTCCGGCTTCTACGATGACCGGTTGAGGCGCGCCGGCGGGGCCTGGCGCATCGCCGCGCGAACGGTCGTGACCGCCTATGTCGAGAACATGCCAACGTGCCCGGCTTGA
- a CDS encoding Zn-ribbon domain-containing OB-fold protein has product MTDALPRLGAINRPFWQSGETGVIQMQLCTACGRWRHPPGVRCADCGSRDLQWSPVTGRGTVVSHTVNHQPWAPDTIVPYTLVLVELDEQVGLRLTSRLVDGPMPDGALIGSRVSVVFERREDVWLPLFQIEDDAA; this is encoded by the coding sequence ATGACCGATGCGTTGCCGCGCTTGGGGGCGATCAATCGCCCGTTCTGGCAGAGCGGGGAAACCGGCGTCATCCAGATGCAACTCTGTACCGCCTGTGGCCGATGGCGGCACCCGCCAGGCGTGCGTTGCGCCGATTGCGGCAGCCGCGACCTGCAATGGTCGCCGGTCACGGGACGGGGCACGGTCGTCAGCCACACCGTCAATCATCAGCCATGGGCGCCCGACACGATCGTGCCGTACACGCTGGTGCTGGTCGAACTGGACGAGCAGGTTGGTCTGCGGCTGACGTCCCGATTGGTCGATGGCCCGATGCCGGATGGAGCGCTGATCGGGAGCCGGGTGAGCGTGGTTTTTGAACGGCGCGAGGATGTGTGGCTCCCGCTGTTCCAGATCGAGGACGACGCCGCATGA
- a CDS encoding acetyl-CoA C-acetyltransferase yields MPEAYILSAVRTATGKRNGRLSGLHPALLAGRMLDALVARSGADPAAIGDVILGCVGQVGEQASNIGRNAVLSSSLPESVPGTTVERQCGSSQQALHFAAQAVMSGAQDVVIAGGVESMSRIPMMSTTTLAAKAGMGGPSNPAREARYPGIQFSQFSGAEAIARKFGLDKDMLDAFALESHLRAASATARDAFREEIFPVTLDDGTIHDEDEGIRKDATLDGIAGVKLILPDGRLTAATSSQISDGASGVLVVNEAGLKRLGGKPLARMHHMTVVGGDPVVMLESPIAGTQRALARTGMRIEDIDLYEVNEAFSAIPLAWLQAIGADPARTNIHGGAIALGHPLGASGTRIFATLVHALRSTGKRYGLQTMCEGGGMANVTIVERL; encoded by the coding sequence GTGCCTGAAGCCTATATCCTATCGGCGGTCCGCACGGCGACCGGCAAACGCAACGGCCGCCTTTCCGGCCTCCACCCAGCCCTGCTTGCGGGCAGGATGCTCGATGCGCTGGTCGCGCGATCCGGCGCGGACCCGGCGGCGATCGGCGACGTCATCCTGGGATGCGTCGGCCAGGTCGGCGAACAGGCCAGCAACATCGGCCGCAATGCGGTGCTTTCCTCGTCGCTGCCGGAAAGCGTGCCGGGGACGACGGTCGAGCGGCAATGCGGCTCCAGCCAGCAGGCGCTGCATTTCGCCGCGCAGGCCGTGATGTCCGGCGCGCAGGACGTTGTGATCGCGGGTGGCGTCGAAAGCATGTCGCGCATCCCGATGATGTCGACCACGACGCTCGCGGCCAAGGCGGGAATGGGCGGCCCGTCGAACCCGGCCCGGGAAGCGCGCTATCCCGGCATCCAGTTCAGCCAGTTCAGCGGCGCCGAGGCGATCGCCCGGAAGTTCGGGCTGGACAAGGACATGCTCGATGCCTTCGCTTTGGAAAGCCACCTTCGCGCCGCATCAGCGACGGCGCGAGACGCGTTCCGCGAGGAGATTTTTCCCGTCACCCTCGATGACGGCACGATCCATGACGAGGATGAAGGCATCCGCAAGGACGCCACGCTCGACGGCATCGCCGGGGTGAAGCTGATCCTGCCGGACGGCCGCCTCACCGCGGCGACATCCAGCCAGATCAGCGATGGGGCGAGCGGCGTCCTCGTCGTGAACGAGGCGGGGCTGAAGCGGCTCGGCGGCAAGCCGCTCGCGCGCATGCACCACATGACTGTCGTCGGCGGCGATCCGGTCGTCATGCTGGAAAGTCCGATCGCCGGTACGCAGCGCGCGTTGGCGCGAACTGGGATGAGGATTGAGGATATCGATCTCTACGAGGTGAACGAAGCCTTCTCGGCGATCCCGCTGGCATGGCTCCAGGCGATCGGCGCCGATCCGGCGCGGACCAACATTCACGGCGGCGCCATCGCCCTCGGCCATCCGCTGGGCGCCAGCGGCACCAGGATCTTCGCGACGCTCGTCCACGCGCTCCGGTCGACGGGCAAGCGCTATGGCCTGCAGACCATGTGCGAGGGCGGCGGCATGGCGAACGTGACGATCGTGGAGAGGCTCTGA
- a CDS encoding SDR family oxidoreductase produces the protein MTALTNKTFIIMGASSGIGEATAHRLSSEGAQLVLAARRTDRLDILARALPAPAIACACDVVNRADVDAVAAAALERFGRIDGIVNCAGIMPMSPLAKGRVEDWDRLIDVNIRGVLHGINAVLGHLIAQGHGDIVNVGSIASFRTFPSGAVYSATKFAVRAIGDGLRAESGDVVRVTTVYPGPVASELAETVGNDQLRDHIKGLEAVALPAGAIADAIAFALKQPAGTSIDDITINPTARF, from the coding sequence ATGACGGCCCTGACCAACAAGACTTTCATCATTATGGGCGCGAGCAGTGGCATCGGCGAGGCCACGGCGCACCGGCTCAGCAGCGAAGGCGCGCAGCTTGTCCTGGCGGCGCGGCGGACGGACCGGCTCGATATCCTCGCCCGCGCGCTTCCCGCGCCGGCGATCGCCTGCGCCTGCGACGTCGTCAATCGCGCTGATGTCGATGCGGTGGCAGCGGCGGCGCTGGAACGTTTCGGCCGCATCGACGGAATCGTCAACTGTGCCGGGATCATGCCGATGTCGCCGTTGGCAAAAGGCCGCGTCGAAGATTGGGACCGGCTGATCGACGTCAATATCCGTGGCGTACTGCATGGGATCAATGCCGTGCTCGGCCACCTGATCGCGCAGGGCCATGGCGATATCGTCAATGTCGGCTCGATCGCGAGTTTCCGCACCTTCCCCTCCGGCGCCGTCTATTCCGCCACCAAATTCGCGGTACGGGCGATCGGCGATGGCTTGCGGGCGGAATCGGGTGATGTGGTGCGCGTGACCACCGTCTATCCCGGCCCGGTGGCGAGCGAGCTGGCGGAAACGGTCGGCAACGATCAGCTGCGCGATCATATCAAGGGCCTTGAAGCGGTCGCGCTGCCCGCCGGCGCCATCGCGGATGCGATCGCCTTTGCGTTGAAGCAGCCGGCCGGAACCTCGATCGACGACATCACGATCAATCCCACCGCCCGTTTCTGA
- a CDS encoding FAS1-like dehydratase domain-containing protein, which yields MLNFDAVKAWPFEELQEGYTRQDAARFARACGVGLPGPLHDREARYGADSAGFHVLPMYAIMLGLGDMWTKAPGTGIDWTKTVHAEEAIRMHGALPEAATVRARRSVDAVYDKGPGRGALMYESNRLFTADGAPIATVSVGTFLLGDGGFGPGDPGAPPAPRAAPQGRAPDRSIELATARDPDPLYLLGPEFVAAVGVPVPDGEAMLRGVCSFGMAGRAAMGLVCDSDPARFRGLGVRYAGPIMTGETIRLDLWIEEEGCASFVMRVVERDVIVLKNGFIEYS from the coding sequence ATGCTGAATTTCGATGCGGTGAAGGCGTGGCCCTTCGAGGAGCTTCAGGAAGGCTATACCCGGCAGGACGCGGCCCGGTTCGCGCGGGCATGCGGTGTCGGGCTGCCTGGCCCCCTTCATGATCGCGAGGCGCGCTACGGCGCCGACAGCGCCGGTTTCCATGTGCTGCCGATGTATGCGATCATGCTCGGGCTCGGCGATATGTGGACGAAGGCTCCGGGCACGGGGATCGACTGGACGAAGACGGTCCACGCCGAGGAAGCGATTAGGATGCATGGCGCGCTGCCCGAGGCCGCGACGGTTCGCGCCCGGCGATCGGTCGACGCGGTCTATGACAAGGGCCCCGGGCGCGGCGCGCTGATGTACGAAAGCAACCGCCTGTTCACCGCCGATGGCGCGCCGATCGCCACGGTTTCGGTCGGCACCTTCCTGCTGGGCGATGGCGGCTTTGGTCCGGGCGATCCCGGCGCCCCGCCCGCGCCGCGCGCCGCGCCGCAGGGTCGCGCGCCAGATCGCAGCATCGAGCTCGCGACGGCCCGCGATCCCGATCCTCTGTATCTGCTGGGCCCCGAGTTCGTCGCGGCGGTAGGTGTCCCGGTGCCCGATGGCGAGGCGATGCTGCGGGGGGTCTGCTCGTTCGGCATGGCTGGGCGGGCCGCGATGGGATTGGTGTGCGACAGTGATCCGGCGCGATTCCGCGGCCTTGGGGTCCGGTATGCCGGCCCGATCATGACCGGGGAGACGATCCGCCTCGATCTGTGGATCGAGGAAGAGGGATGTGCGAGCTTCGTCATGCGCGTGGTGGAGCGCGACGTCATCGTGCTCAAGAACGGTTTCATCGAATATAGCTAA
- a CDS encoding thiolase C-terminal domain-containing protein, translated as MKYGEKQAIISGIGQSRIGRRLDVPGLTLTVDAIERALDDAGLAASDIDGMTSWPGFMPDSPGFSPVSIGEVKEAFGFDLNYYSAGPEASQLSAIINACMAVATGQARHVVCFRTMTESSAMAKGERSSVIGQRTARVDGLFQWLSPFGAVSASNWVGMIAQRYLHEFGKTRADLAPIALNARANAARNPAAIYREALSLDDYMAARMISAPLCLYDCDVPIDGSTVLIISHRDTAPDLRSKAIRIEAACGTLIGRDSWDQQPDPTRFMASAAAERMWSRTDLKPNDVDVACLYDGFSFLTVLWIEALGYCGRGEALDFIAGGHRIAPDGELPLNPHGGQLSAGRTHGFGFVHEAVTQLRGGAGERQIGGDPSTAVITNGGGNIASALLLVRD; from the coding sequence ATGAAATATGGCGAGAAGCAGGCGATCATCTCCGGCATCGGCCAGTCCAGGATCGGTCGCAGGCTCGACGTGCCGGGCCTGACGCTGACGGTGGATGCCATAGAGCGCGCGCTCGACGATGCCGGGCTGGCCGCGTCCGACATCGATGGCATGACAAGCTGGCCGGGGTTCATGCCGGATTCTCCCGGCTTCTCGCCTGTGTCGATCGGTGAGGTGAAAGAGGCGTTTGGCTTCGATCTGAACTATTATTCGGCCGGGCCGGAAGCGTCGCAGCTTTCCGCTATCATAAATGCCTGCATGGCGGTCGCGACCGGGCAGGCGCGGCATGTCGTCTGCTTCCGCACCATGACCGAAAGCTCGGCGATGGCAAAGGGTGAGCGATCGAGCGTGATCGGCCAGCGCACGGCGCGCGTCGATGGCCTTTTCCAATGGCTCTCGCCGTTCGGCGCTGTTTCGGCCAGCAACTGGGTCGGGATGATCGCGCAACGCTATCTTCACGAATTCGGCAAGACGCGCGCCGATCTCGCTCCGATAGCGCTCAACGCGCGCGCGAACGCTGCGCGCAATCCCGCCGCGATCTATCGCGAGGCGCTGTCGCTCGACGATTACATGGCGGCGCGCATGATCTCGGCACCGCTGTGCCTTTACGACTGCGATGTCCCGATCGATGGATCGACCGTTCTCATCATTTCGCATCGCGATACCGCACCCGACCTGCGGAGCAAGGCGATCCGGATCGAGGCCGCCTGCGGTACGCTGATCGGGCGGGATAGCTGGGATCAGCAGCCCGATCCGACGCGTTTCATGGCTTCGGCGGCGGCTGAGCGCATGTGGTCACGAACCGATCTGAAGCCCAATGACGTCGACGTCGCCTGTCTCTATGACGGTTTCAGCTTTCTGACCGTGCTCTGGATCGAGGCCCTCGGCTACTGCGGGCGAGGCGAGGCGCTGGATTTCATCGCTGGCGGCCATCGCATCGCGCCGGACGGGGAGCTGCCGTTGAATCCACATGGCGGCCAGCTCTCCGCCGGGCGCACCCACGGCTTCGGTTTCGTTCACGAGGCGGTGACGCAGCTTCGCGGCGGCGCGGGGGAGCGCCAGATTGGCGGCGATCCGTCGACGGCGGTCATCACCAACGGCGGCGGCAACATCGCCTCGGCGCTGCTGCTGGTGCGCGACTGA
- a CDS encoding oxidoreductase, translated as MAQSNDPVFRTEGPFPHLFSPLTLRGLTLPNRVVMAPMSSQLGNRDGTVTDRQIAFYRERAAGGVGMIVVEFCCVDRATGLSEHRQLSIETPAHIESHRHLTDAIRNEGTVACLQLQHGGQAAKLDTIFDGVARAPSDVSRRSDPSRLIARAFTDDELERLVDAFGAAAIAGMDAGYQAIEFHGAHGYVLSAFLSPLTNRRDDRWGGDEDRRLELPRRVIERVREAIGERPLLYRISADEFSRGGLTIEDMERITPKLVAAGLDGIHVSTGLGWTGMHNVIEPMSQPEGWRLPYSRRIREATGVPVITVGQIRSPVTAERALSEGDADLIALGRPLLADPHWAAKAKAGRAVDIRPCTSCNYCVSVSLTPDGTICCAENPRTSRELDPLPRAEGHHKAVVVGAGPGGLAAALLLDQAGYDTRLIEERSAVGGGLIASAAPPHKEMLNWHRDYLSRRIAGSGVTLDLGKAETADMIAAGQPRLVVLATGSRARPMPFEGHDDALVHDAYALLMGDDRWIDSLGEGPVLVYGGGETGCETAEMIAARGRSVLLVTRSPLKSLARSAEFIYRTVLLKRLTANPLIEILTDTELVAVHDGEARLCSAGEGAARRLVSAVLIAQGREPNDALLDALTGLGIEAVPIGDAVKGGRIGDAIHGAYAAVRSVTMLDAEPEELAC; from the coding sequence ATGGCGCAATCCAACGATCCCGTGTTCCGGACCGAAGGCCCCTTCCCCCATCTGTTCAGCCCGTTGACCCTGCGCGGCCTGACCTTGCCGAACCGGGTGGTGATGGCGCCGATGTCGAGCCAGCTCGGCAACCGCGACGGGACGGTCACCGATCGGCAGATCGCCTTTTATCGGGAGCGCGCCGCCGGCGGAGTCGGCATGATCGTGGTCGAATTCTGCTGCGTCGACCGCGCGACGGGCCTTTCCGAGCACCGCCAGCTTTCGATCGAGACCCCGGCCCATATCGAGAGCCATCGGCACTTGACGGACGCCATCAGGAACGAGGGCACGGTCGCCTGCCTCCAACTGCAGCATGGCGGCCAGGCCGCCAAGCTCGACACCATCTTCGATGGCGTGGCGCGCGCGCCGAGCGATGTCTCGCGGCGCAGCGATCCGTCGCGCCTGATCGCGCGCGCCTTTACCGACGACGAGCTCGAGCGGCTGGTCGACGCGTTCGGCGCGGCCGCGATCGCCGGCATGGACGCGGGGTATCAGGCTATCGAATTCCACGGGGCACATGGCTATGTGCTCAGCGCCTTCCTTTCGCCGCTCACCAACCGCCGTGATGATCGGTGGGGTGGTGACGAGGATCGCAGGCTCGAATTGCCGCGCCGCGTGATCGAACGCGTGCGGGAAGCGATCGGCGAGCGCCCGCTCCTCTACCGCATCTCGGCGGACGAATTTTCGCGCGGCGGCCTTACGATCGAGGACATGGAACGCATCACACCAAAGCTGGTGGCGGCGGGCCTCGACGGGATCCACGTCTCCACCGGGCTCGGCTGGACAGGGATGCACAACGTCATCGAGCCGATGTCGCAGCCCGAAGGTTGGCGCCTCCCCTATTCGCGGCGCATCCGGGAAGCGACCGGCGTGCCGGTGATCACCGTTGGCCAGATCCGGTCGCCCGTCACCGCCGAGCGCGCGTTGAGCGAAGGCGACGCGGATCTGATCGCGCTCGGCCGGCCGCTCCTCGCCGATCCGCACTGGGCGGCGAAAGCGAAGGCCGGCCGCGCGGTCGACATCCGGCCATGCACATCCTGCAACTATTGCGTCAGCGTCAGCCTGACCCCCGACGGCACGATCTGCTGCGCCGAAAATCCGCGCACGTCCCGGGAGCTTGATCCGCTTCCAAGGGCAGAGGGCCACCACAAGGCGGTGGTCGTCGGGGCGGGCCCCGGCGGGCTTGCCGCCGCCCTGCTGCTCGACCAGGCGGGCTATGACACGCGGCTGATCGAGGAGCGTTCCGCTGTCGGCGGCGGGCTGATCGCGTCCGCGGCGCCGCCGCACAAGGAAATGCTCAACTGGCACCGCGACTATCTGTCGAGGCGGATCGCCGGCAGCGGCGTGACGCTCGACCTCGGCAAGGCAGAAACCGCCGATATGATCGCGGCGGGGCAACCCAGGCTCGTCGTGCTCGCCACGGGCAGCCGGGCACGGCCGATGCCGTTCGAGGGCCACGACGACGCCCTTGTCCATGATGCCTATGCGTTGCTGATGGGCGACGATCGCTGGATCGATTCGCTCGGCGAAGGCCCCGTGCTGGTCTATGGTGGCGGCGAGACGGGCTGCGAGACCGCGGAGATGATCGCCGCACGCGGACGATCGGTATTGCTCGTCACCCGCTCGCCTCTCAAGTCGCTGGCCCGTTCGGCGGAGTTCATCTACCGCACCGTCCTTCTGAAACGGCTCACCGCCAACCCGTTGATCGAAATCCTGACGGATACGGAGCTGGTCGCCGTCCACGACGGCGAAGCCCGGCTCTGTTCGGCTGGCGAAGGCGCGGCCCGGCGCCTGGTCTCGGCCGTGCTGATCGCGCAGGGACGAGAACCGAACGATGCGCTGCTGGACGCGCTGACCGGTCTCGGCATCGAGGCGGTCCCGATCGGCGACGCGGTCAAGGGCGGCAGGATCGGGGACGCCATTCACGGGGCCTACGCCGCCGTTCGCAGCGTGACCATGCTCGATGCCGAACCGGAAGAGCTCGCTTGCTGA
- a CDS encoding aldehyde dehydrogenase family protein has translation MQGENYIDGRWRHGASTFETRNPSDLDEAVGIYHKAAPEEVAEAMAAAHRALPGWRAFNAQLRTDLLRAVGDRLMASREEIGRLLSREEGKTLAEGIGETIRAAQCFQYYSGEVLRHPGQWHGSIRDGHNIIVSYEPVGVVAAITPWNFPLALPSWKVAAALAYGNTVVLKPSSAVPGPAIMLARILEEVGLPGGVFNLVVGDGRSSGDIMVDAADAVSFTGGTNTGRSVMIRAAQSMTKAQLELGGKNPLVVLDDADLDLAVDIAADGAWIQTGQRCTGTERFIVQRGIHDAFVERLAAKARAYKVGHALDPDTQIGPVATKAQFDDNLAFVAAARAEGAELLAGGIAVEARTRGHYMAPTLFVGTHGEMHCNQHESFGPIAAVIEVADLDEAIAVANGCELGLSSGIATRSLKHAEAFRRASRAGMVMINTPTAGLEYHVPLGGRAPSGFGARETGAAAAEFFTESKTAYVNHGVK, from the coding sequence ATGCAGGGCGAGAATTATATCGACGGGCGCTGGCGCCACGGCGCATCCACGTTCGAAACGCGCAATCCTTCCGATCTCGACGAAGCTGTCGGCATCTATCACAAGGCCGCGCCGGAAGAGGTTGCCGAGGCGATGGCGGCGGCGCACCGGGCGCTTCCCGGTTGGCGGGCGTTCAACGCTCAGCTTCGCACCGATCTGTTGCGCGCGGTGGGCGATCGCCTGATGGCGAGCCGCGAGGAAATCGGAAGGCTGCTGTCGCGGGAGGAAGGCAAAACGCTTGCCGAGGGTATCGGCGAAACGATCCGCGCGGCGCAATGCTTCCAATATTATTCGGGCGAGGTGCTGCGCCATCCCGGCCAGTGGCATGGCTCCATTCGCGATGGCCACAATATCATCGTGAGTTACGAGCCGGTCGGCGTGGTCGCGGCGATCACGCCGTGGAATTTCCCGCTCGCCTTGCCTTCGTGGAAGGTCGCGGCCGCGCTCGCTTATGGCAACACGGTGGTGTTGAAACCTTCGAGCGCGGTTCCCGGCCCGGCAATCATGCTCGCCCGCATCCTGGAGGAGGTCGGCCTGCCCGGCGGTGTGTTCAACCTAGTGGTCGGCGATGGTCGATCGAGCGGCGACATCATGGTGGACGCGGCCGATGCCGTCAGCTTCACCGGCGGCACGAATACGGGCCGATCGGTCATGATCCGCGCGGCGCAGAGCATGACCAAGGCGCAGCTCGAGCTCGGCGGCAAGAATCCGCTGGTCGTGCTGGATGATGCCGATCTCGATCTTGCGGTCGATATTGCGGCGGATGGCGCCTGGATCCAGACCGGGCAGCGCTGCACTGGCACCGAGCGCTTCATCGTCCAGCGTGGCATCCACGATGCCTTTGTCGAGCGGTTGGCGGCAAAGGCGCGTGCCTACAAGGTGGGCCACGCGCTCGATCCGGACACGCAGATCGGCCCGGTCGCGACGAAAGCGCAGTTCGACGACAATCTGGCCTTCGTCGCCGCCGCCAGGGCTGAGGGTGCCGAGCTGCTCGCGGGCGGGATCGCGGTGGAGGCGCGCACGCGCGGCCATTATATGGCGCCCACGCTGTTCGTCGGCACCCATGGCGAGATGCATTGCAACCAGCATGAATCGTTCGGGCCGATCGCCGCCGTCATCGAGGTCGCCGATCTCGATGAGGCGATCGCGGTCGCGAACGGGTGCGAGCTCGGCCTGTCTTCCGGCATCGCGACGCGCAGCCTGAAGCATGCCGAGGCATTCCGCCGTGCCTCGCGCGCCGGGATGGTGATGATCAACACGCCGACCGCCGGCCTCGAATATCATGTTCCGCTGGGCGGGCGGGCGCCATCCGGCTTCGGCGCGCGCGAAACCGGCGCGGCGGCGGCGGAATTCTTCACCGAGTCAAAGACGGCTTATGTCAATCACGGCGTAAAATGA
- a CDS encoding enoyl-CoA hydratase, with protein sequence MTYEMISYEVVGQVARLYHNRPDKGNAQSTQLLAEMDDALMVAKNDDNVRVLILGANGKHFSAGHDLVDGYALRGKFTPEEHWVWEQEHFYGNAMRIRDFPKPTIAQVQGACIAAGFMVANSCDLLVAADDAHFSDPVLHSMGAASVEALVHPWVLGLRKAKELLFTGGRISAQEGKEWGMVNHVVPRAELEAFTLQLANRIAEAPPYGTKMIKRSLNRVADIQGYTSSLSAHFDTHIVSQSSREFLDIIEAGVQKSVQHAKSKVAS encoded by the coding sequence ATGACCTACGAGATGATCAGCTATGAAGTAGTCGGTCAGGTGGCCCGGCTTTACCATAATCGTCCTGACAAAGGTAACGCGCAATCCACGCAGTTGCTCGCCGAGATGGACGATGCCCTGATGGTCGCGAAGAATGACGACAATGTTCGCGTTCTTATCCTGGGCGCGAACGGCAAGCATTTCTCCGCCGGCCATGATCTCGTCGATGGTTATGCGCTGCGAGGCAAGTTCACCCCCGAGGAGCATTGGGTGTGGGAGCAGGAGCATTTCTACGGCAATGCCATGCGCATCCGCGATTTTCCAAAGCCGACCATCGCCCAGGTGCAGGGCGCGTGTATCGCGGCCGGGTTCATGGTGGCCAACAGCTGCGATCTGCTGGTCGCGGCGGACGATGCGCATTTCTCCGATCCCGTCCTCCACTCGATGGGCGCGGCCTCGGTCGAAGCTCTCGTTCATCCCTGGGTGCTCGGGCTGCGCAAAGCCAAGGAACTGCTCTTCACCGGCGGGCGGATCAGCGCGCAGGAAGGCAAGGAGTGGGGAATGGTGAACCATGTCGTGCCCCGCGCGGAGCTCGAGGCGTTCACGCTCCAGCTCGCGAACCGCATCGCCGAGGCGCCGCCCTATGGCACCAAGATGATCAAGCGCTCGCTCAATCGCGTCGCTGACATCCAGGGCTATACCTCCTCGCTCAGCGCGCATTTCGATACGCATATCGTCAGCCAGTCCTCCAGGGAGTTTCTCGACATCATCGAGGCGGGGGTCCAGAAATCCGTCCAGCATGCGAAGTCGAAGGTGGCGTCCTGA
- a CDS encoding ABC transporter substrate-binding protein, which produces MTGSVVAPTHKIKVGVLFDLFFGKSPEPWGNDIDVLDAMRIVFDEAFEKKLVDRPIEMVVKYCEGLPRGAVQDVIRTYQELVDEGCIVIYGPLISENAPDLAEYINEKGHVPAIGMMGTEDFLGEWTFQLSNGSLPDEPYVIASIMAQHGLTKIGVAMEKSMIGQQYLHWLRQACIIEGLEIVGVAGVAQTGEDMVQEITTLRDSGAEAVLHLGFGWAIMGINKAMREIGWEVPKYCMTAWEVSLLDEEFYRETIGWIGLEQFDEENHLAVEFLDKFEMRYGRRPEYFMPGYGADMGNIIVQALVNAHPLSPRGVRDGIKTIRNLPAHSGAPGTRISYGKYRHNGWMGAGFLIAREHAPDGPRGKTIFRGRIAAPRGAR; this is translated from the coding sequence GTGCTGTTCGATCTTTTCTTCGGTAAAAGCCCCGAGCCATGGGGCAACGACATCGACGTGCTCGATGCGATGCGCATCGTTTTTGACGAGGCGTTCGAAAAGAAGCTCGTCGACCGGCCGATCGAGATGGTCGTCAAATATTGCGAGGGCCTGCCGCGCGGCGCCGTGCAGGACGTGATCAGGACCTATCAGGAGCTGGTCGACGAAGGCTGCATCGTCATCTATGGCCCTCTCATCTCCGAGAATGCGCCCGATCTGGCGGAATATATCAACGAGAAGGGCCATGTTCCCGCCATCGGGATGATGGGAACCGAGGACTTCCTCGGCGAGTGGACGTTCCAGCTTTCCAATGGATCGCTGCCGGACGAGCCCTATGTCATCGCGAGCATCATGGCCCAGCACGGGCTGACGAAAATCGGCGTCGCCATGGAGAAATCCATGATCGGCCAGCAATATCTCCACTGGCTGCGGCAGGCCTGCATCATCGAGGGGCTCGAGATCGTCGGCGTCGCCGGCGTCGCGCAAACCGGTGAAGACATGGTCCAGGAAATCACCACCCTGCGTGACAGCGGCGCTGAAGCGGTGCTCCACCTCGGTTTCGGCTGGGCGATCATGGGCATCAACAAGGCGATGCGTGAAATCGGGTGGGAAGTTCCCAAATATTGCATGACCGCCTGGGAGGTCAGCCTGCTCGACGAAGAATTCTATCGTGAGACGATCGGCTGGATCGGGCTGGAGCAGTTCGACGAGGAAAATCACCTCGCCGTCGAATTCCTCGACAAGTTCGAGATGCGCTATGGCCGCCGTCCGGAATATTTTATGCCGGGTTACGGGGCGGATATGGGCAACATCATCGTTCAGGCGCTGGTCAATGCCCATCCGCTGTCGCCCCGGGGCGTGCGCGACGGCATCAAGACCATCCGCAACCTTCCCGCCCACAGCGGCGCGCCGGGCACGCGCATCTCTTACGGCAAATATCGCCACAATGGCTGGATGGGCGCGGGCTTCCTGATCGCGCGTGAACACGCACCTGACGGCCCACGCGGCAAGACGATCTTCCGCGGGCGTATCGCCGCCCCACGCGGCGCCCGATAA